A portion of the Cervus elaphus chromosome X, mCerEla1.1, whole genome shotgun sequence genome contains these proteins:
- the ZCCHC13 gene encoding zinc finger CCHC domain-containing protein 13, which produces MSSNECFKCGRIGHWARGCSKGGGARVRGARGRGRGTQCSSTTLPVICYRCGESGHHAKDCDLLDDICYNCGESGHIAKDCAEPKRERGHCCYTCGRPGHLARDCDRQEEQKCYSCGESGHIQKDCTQVKCYCCGEIGHVANQL; this is translated from the coding sequence ATGAGCAGTAACGAGTGCTTTAAGTGTGGACGCATTGGCCACTGGGCCCGGGGATGCTCTAAAGGAGGAGGAGCTCGGGTGCGTGGAGCTAGAGGCCGTGGCCGTGGAACTCAGTGCAGTTCAACCACGCTACCAGTCATCTGTTACCGCTGTGGTGAGTCTGGTCATCATGCTAAGGACTGTGACCTTCTCGATGACATCTGCTACAACTGTGGGGAAAGTGGCCACATTGCCAAAGACTGTGCCGAGCCTAAGCGAGAGAGAGGGCATTGCTGTTACACCTGTGGCAGACCAGGCCATCTGGCTCGTGACTGTGACCGTCAGGAAGAGCAGAAGTGCTACTCTTGCGGCGAAAGTGGCCACATTCAAAAAGACTGCACCCAAGTCAAGTGCTATTGTTGTGGCGAGATTGGTCATGTGGCCAATCAACTGTAG